A stretch of DNA from Rhodothermales bacterium:
GTCGATCACGCGCTCGGCCCTTTCCGTCCTTGACAGGCTCTTTTCCGTCTGTTCCGTCCCCGAATTCGCTTTCATGCCATTGAGTCCCATTCAAATCCGATTCTTTGCGTTGGTGCTCGGACTGCTCGCGGTTTGGCCGACCGCCGGCGCCCAACGGGCGAACGCGCAACTGCCCGATGAGTTGTCCGGTTCGGCCTACGCCGAACTCTGGACGATGGCTCCGGGTACGGCCATCCATGCGCTCTTCGGACACAGTGCGCTGCGGGTGGTGGATCCGGCCATCGGTCTAGACGCCGTTTTCAACTACGGCACCTTCGACCCGACCGATCCGTGGTTCCTCCCCAAGTTCGTGTACGGCGATCTGGACTACTACCTCTCCGTCGCCGGTGGCCGATTCGTGCTGCAGGCCTACGCCGCCGAACGGCGCAGTGTTTTTGCCCAGCGCCTGGACCTCGCCCCGGCCCAACTCGCGGGGCTGTACCGGGCCCTCCGACTGAATCTGGAACCGGAGAACCGGTTCTATCCCTACGATTTCGTACGGGACAACTGTTCGACCCGCCTGTATGACCTGCTCCACGAGCACGCGGGGTTCACCTTGAACCCCACCGGACACGGGGCGGAGCGCACAGCCGGCACCGAAAACCCACCCCCCAGTTACCGCGCGCTCATCCGGTCCTACCTCCACCCGGTGCCGTGGCTGGACCTGGGCATCCATCTGGTTCTCGGGCGACCCATGGAGCAGACCCCCACGCCCGCGGAAGCCACATTCCTGCCCTACGAATTGATGGATGCGCTGGACGCCGCCCAGCCGCCCCTGGTCGCGTTCACCGATACCCTCCTCTGGATCCCGCCCGCCGCGACAAAGCCGAATACGGCCAACCCCACCCCCTCTGCGGGGGCTTCGGCACGGCCGTGGACCATGTACGCATTCCGCCTCGCCCCCCTCCTCCTCCTCATCCTCGCCTTCTACCCGGGCCCCGGCCAGACCCGCCGGCTCCGCCGCCTGGATGGGACGCTGATGGTCCTGTCCGGCCTGCTGGGTCTCTTCCTGCTGTGGATGTGGCTCGGCACGCTGCATACCGTCACGGCCTGGAACGTGAACATCCTCTGGCTCATGCCGCTGAATATCTGGTCCGCCTTCAGGGCCAAAACCGGCATCGGCTCGGCGGCGACCGGGCTCACGCGGATCCTCCGGGCTGCAGCCCTTGGCATGTCCACCCTCGCGCTGCTCACCCCCCTGCTGCCCGTGCAGAGCATTCCCGGTCCGGCGTGGACGTGGGCGCTGCTGCTGGCCCTGCTACACCTCTCCGCAGTAGTCCAGCACCGTCCGATGGAGCACCCGGGCCAGTCGCACGACTGAATCCACCTCGACCCACTCCACGTCCTGGTGGATGCCACCACCGCGCGCACCCATGACCACCGACGGAATCCCGGCTTCCCCGAAAATCGCGGAATCCTCCCACCAGCCGTGACCGATGAGCGTGTCGGGCGTACCGCCGACGGCCGCCGAGGCCCCACGAAGCGTCCGGACCAGTTCCGTGTCCACATCGATTTCCCACGGACTGCGCCACAGTTCCAATTCCAGGTCCGCGCGGAAGTCCGGCTCGGCGGTGGCGACATCACGCAGGATGGCCTCCAGCTCCGCCCGTACCGATGCTTCGGTTTCCCCGGGAATGGTGCGGCGTTCAATATGGATGCGGCATTCGTGCGAGTAGATGAACAGGCTCCGCCCGCCTTCAATGAGCGGTACGTGTGCCGACGCCTCTCCGCACAGCGGATGCACCTGCATGTCCGGCAACCGCCTGGCGTACTCGAACAGCCGGGACAGGACCAGTCCCATCATCATGTTCGCGTCCCGGCCTTCCCGATGCATACCCCCGTGTGCCGTGCGTCCGTGCGTCACCAATCGGTAGACCGCGAACCCCCGGTGCGCCGGGCACACATGCAGATCGGTCGGCTCGGTGACAATGCACCCGTCTGCCTGGAACTGGCCCTTCTTGAAGGCCTCGGCCACGGCGAACGCTCCCAGGCTCTCGTACTCCTCATCGGCCACGAACGACAGTGTGAGGTCACCTTTCAACTGCGTGCCCGCAGACCGCAGCAGGTGGGCCACGCCGAGCATGGCGGCGAGCCCGCTCTTCATGTCGTAGGCGCCCCGCCCGTACAGGCGTCCGTCCTCCACGCGCCCGGAAAACGGGTCCGCCATGCCGCCCTGACCCACCGTATCCATGTGTCCATTCAGCATGAGGGATCGCCCGCTTCCAGCGCCCGGAATACGCCCCGTCACGTTGAGTCGACCGGGAGCCAACGTATCTGTCGAAACCTCAACGCCGAGCTCCTCCAGAACGCCTGAAATGTAGAGCGCGATGTCAGCTTCGCCGGGACCGC
This window harbors:
- a CDS encoding M20/M25/M40 family metallo-hydrolase; this encodes MEDELSPFILETLRRLVQINSVNPSLEEGGPGEADIALYISGVLEELGVEVSTDTLAPGRLNVTGRIPGAGSGRSLMLNGHMDTVGQGGMADPFSGRVEDGRLYGRGAYDMKSGLAAMLGVAHLLRSAGTQLKGDLTLSFVADEEYESLGAFAVAEAFKKGQFQADGCIVTEPTDLHVCPAHRGFAVYRLVTHGRTAHGGMHREGRDANMMMGLVLSRLFEYARRLPDMQVHPLCGEASAHVPLIEGGRSLFIYSHECRIHIERRTIPGETEASVRAELEAILRDVATAEPDFRADLELELWRSPWEIDVDTELVRTLRGASAAVGGTPDTLIGHGWWEDSAIFGEAGIPSVVMGARGGGIHQDVEWVEVDSVVRLARVLHRTVLDYCGEV
- a CDS encoding DUF4105 domain-containing protein; this encodes MPLSPIQIRFFALVLGLLAVWPTAGAQRANAQLPDELSGSAYAELWTMAPGTAIHALFGHSALRVVDPAIGLDAVFNYGTFDPTDPWFLPKFVYGDLDYYLSVAGGRFVLQAYAAERRSVFAQRLDLAPAQLAGLYRALRLNLEPENRFYPYDFVRDNCSTRLYDLLHEHAGFTLNPTGHGAERTAGTENPPPSYRALIRSYLHPVPWLDLGIHLVLGRPMEQTPTPAEATFLPYELMDALDAAQPPLVAFTDTLLWIPPAATKPNTANPTPSAGASARPWTMYAFRLAPLLLLILAFYPGPGQTRRLRRLDGTLMVLSGLLGLFLLWMWLGTLHTVTAWNVNILWLMPLNIWSAFRAKTGIGSAATGLTRILRAAALGMSTLALLTPLLPVQSIPGPAWTWALLLALLHLSAVVQHRPMEHPGQSHD